In one Pseudoliparis swirei isolate HS2019 ecotype Mariana Trench chromosome 23, NWPU_hadal_v1, whole genome shotgun sequence genomic region, the following are encoded:
- the epor gene encoding erythropoietin receptor gives MTCSHLSRLLALCVIFCATRDVQGARDFEKKVALMLKEEPENPKCFVESRKDLTCFWEEDEERAGSVDQYSFTYTYQNENASSCPLSALPAAGGKRLFVCRLDRPQMFVQMDVRVRREETLIHSRSLFIELVFLLDPPANVTASSAGQGGQLNVSWVAPPLRYMDDSMMYEVSCEAAADGHAGKVVRTQASSQLVLRGLRPVTRYKVQVRVKLDGISYNGFWSAWSDPVFVETPPAELDLLIVSLTLIISFILIALSVTMLLSQRRLVKNKIWPVIPTPDSKFHGLFSVYGGDFKAWLGQTGGGLWSTPQSFYSEECPSPLEVLSELGPAPPPTAPGRKEEDGDAVRGLDEGEPSESGAPAPVERWTAAPHDPWLMDRLRELHRNQKSSPLESQDAYVTLSGDNHGDEGGHPDAALEEASPLEVLFARGKTASCESHSDLGSAPRSSGLGGLSSQSSFEDPNQRKEPGYTYMAVADSGVSMDYSPMSRGDDIGIVAISANEYENQIPGLRRPFRPSQHPDG, from the exons ATGACATGCTCCCACCTGAGCCGATTGTTGGCGCTCTGCGTGATATTCTGCGCCACGCGAGACGTCCAGGGCGCGCGAGATTTCGAAAAAAAGG TGGCTCTGATGCTGAAAGAGGAGCCAGAGAACCCAAAATGCTTCGTGGAGAGCAGGAAGGACTTAACATGCTTctgggaggaagacgaggagagggcCGGCTCCGTGGACCAGTACTCCTTCACATACACGTACCA gAACGAGAACGCCAGCAGCTGCCCGCTGAGCGCGCTGCCGGCGGCTGGCGGCAAGCGGCTGTTCGTCTGCCGGCTGGACCGCCCCCAGATGTTCGTCCAGATGGACGTGAGGGTCCGGCGAGAGGAAACGCTGATCCACAGCCGCAGCCTCTTCATCGAGCTCGTCT ttcttctggaccctCCGGCCAACGTGACGGCGAGCAGCGCGGGCCAGGGAGGCCAGCTGAACGTCAGCtgggtggctccgcctctcaGGTACATGGACGACAGCATGATGTACGAGGTCAGCTgcgaggcggcggcggacgGCCATGCGGGGAAG GTCGTGAGGACCCAAGCCAGCTCGCAGCTGGTCCTGAGGGGCCTGCGGCCCGTCACCAGGTACAAGGTGCAGGTCCGGGTCAAGTTGGACGGGATCAGCTACAACGGCTTCTGGAGCGCCTGGAGCGACCCGGTGTTCGTGGAAACGCCGCcggcag aaCTGGACCTGCTCATcgtgtccctgaccctcatcatctccttcatcctcatTGCCCTGTCGGTCACCATGCTGCTGTCCCAACGGAG GTTGGTCAAAAACAAGATTTGGCCCGTTATTCCGACTCCCGACAGCAAGTTCCACGGCCTCTTCAGTGTCTACGGCGGGGACTTCAAG GCGTGGCTGGGTCAGACCGGCGGAGGCCTCTGGTCGACCCCGCAGTCCTTCTACTCAGAGGAATGCCCGTCTCCTCTGGAGGTCCTGTCGGAGCTcggccccgccccgccccccacgGCCCCCGGTAGAAAGGAGGAGGACGGCGACGCCGTGAGAGGGCTGGACGAGGGAGAGCCGTCGGAGAGCGGCGCCCCGGCGCCGGTGGAGCGCTGGACAGCTGCGCCGCATGACCCCTGGCTGATGGACCGCTTGAGGGAGCTCCACCGGAACCAGAAGTCCTCCCCGCTGGAGTCCCAAGACGCCTACGTCACGCTCAGCGGCGACAACCACGGGGACGAGGGGGGCCACCCGGACGCCGCCCTCGAGGAGGCCTCGCCGCTCGAGGTGCTGTTCGCCCGCGGCAAGACGGCGTCGTGCGAATCTCACTCCGACCTGGGGTcggcgccgcggagctccgggTTGGGCGGCCTCTCGTCGCAGAGCAGCTTCGAGGACCCGAACCAGCGCAAAGAGCCCGGGTACACCTACATGGCGGTGGCGGACTCCGGGGTCTCCATGGATTACAGCCCCATGAGCCGAGGAGACGACATCGGAATCGTGGCGATCTCCGCCAACGAGTACGAGAACCAGATCCCGGGCCTCAGGAGACCCTTCAGGCCGAGCCAGCACCCCGACGGCTGA
- the znf653 gene encoding zinc finger protein 653, whose protein sequence is MAHSLAELDVPLDADHARDREKGGLRRCRGRPRLTDSDRAQRRLESRKKYDVRRVYLGESHKLWSELRRRTSLSDAGLAEYLVLLNTTYGEKYQQKYCGKKAAPEEETKGRKERVSSLQGLVSWYQEHSRSCPHEPQLGALQPRAAASAAAVWRCDSDHSFVQYLFSPAREASDSEHEEGVDREGDFDESAEKTDVPVAKDVGENADVFSEVQRAAVSPVEQAAALDLHAGMEASSLDHPLAGQPVWEMEMVIERKRGSPAEAFHSISSEEEPEEGEEGGEEDLKEPEDLRQGRGGEEEVGAAVPGYESVPVAAALADGLGKADEDPPLSHSAGLGAQPAPPVTPPMQVEEQSELFDPHTLQTVVTSCEIPDQRTTLEGSQLILITGPSYEALASEGIQLNMGGTSVEEVTCTVIGGVAYNQASESKLNAAEDEDSMTGLSDKRLLQPIDDALEMSSDRELQRSLSGLRSKRNRRGPVIEADGMLKMFHCPYEGCSQVYVAISSFQNHVNLVHRKGRTKVCPHAGCGKKFYLSNHLHRHMIIHSGVRDFICETCGKSFKRKNHLEVHRRTHTGETPLQCEICGYQCRQRASLNWHMKKHTSEAHYNFTCDFCEKRFEKLDSVKFHKLKSHPDKQAP, encoded by the exons ATGGCGCACAGCCTGGCGGAGTTGGACGTTCCCCTGGACGCTGACCACGCCAGGGACCGGGAGAAAGGTGGGCTGAGGCGCTGCAGGGGACGGCCCCGGCTCACGGACTCCGACCGAGCGCAGAGGCGCCTTGAATCCAGAAAGAAGTACGACGTGAGGAGGGTGTACCTGGGAGAGTCGCACAAGCTGTGGAGTGAGCTCCGCAGGAGGACCAGTCTGAGTGACGCCGGACTGGCCGAGTACCTGGTCCTGCTCAACACCACCTACGGAGAGAAGTACCAGCAGAAGTACTGCGG GAAGAAGGCTGCTCCAGAAGAAGAGACAAAAG GCAGGAAGGAGCGTGTGTCCAGCCTCCAGGGCCTGGTGTCCTGGTACCAGGAGCACTCGCGCTCCTGCCCCCACGAGCCCCAGCTCGGCGCCCTGCAGCCCCGGGCCGCCGCGTCCGCCGCGGCGGTCTGGCGATGCGACTCGGACCACTCGTTCGTGCAGTACCTTTTCTCGCCGGCGAGGGAGGCGAGTGACTCCGAGCACGAGGAGGGCGTGGACAGAGAGGGCGACTTCGACGAGAGCGCGGAGAAAACTGACGTGCCCGTGGCcaaag ATGTGGGCGAAAATGCAGATGTTTTTTCTGAGGTGCAACGTGCAGCTGTGAGTCCGGTAGAACAGGCTGCAGCTCTGGACCTCCACGCCGGTATGGAGGCTTCCTCCCTGGATCACCCGCTGGCGGGACAGCCCGTctgggagatggagatggtCATCGAGCGGAAGCGAGGCTCCCCAGCAGAAGCCTTTCACTCCatctcctcggaggaggagcctgaggagggggaggaagggggggaggaggacctgaaggagccTGAGGATCTGCGGCAAGGCAGAGGTGGCGAAGAAGAGGTCGGGGCCGCGGTGCCCGGATACGAAAGCGTTCCCGTGGCGGCGGCCCTCGCTGACGGACTGGGGAAGGCGGACGAGGACCCGCCGCTGTCGCACTCAGCCGGACTGGGAGCTCAGCCGGCGCCGCCGGTCACGCCGCCcatgcaggtggaggagcagagcgAGCTGTTCGACCCTCACACTCTGCAGACGGTGGTGACCAGCTGCGAGATCCCCGACCAGAGGACCACCTTGGAAGGCTCACAG TTGATCCTCATCACAGGGCCCAGCTACGAGGCCCTGGCGTCAGAGGGCATCCAGCTCAATATGGGCGGCACAAGCGTGGAAGAAGTCACCTGCACCGTCATCGGGGGCGTCGCCTACAACCAGGCGTCTGAGTCGAAGCTCAATGCGGCAGAGGACGAGGACTCCATGACAG gCTTGAGCGACAAACGGCTGCTGCAGCCCATCGATGACGCTCTGGAGATGAGCAGCGACAGAGAGCTGCAGCGGAGTCTGAGCGG CCTCCGGTCAAAGAGAAACCGGCGCGGCCCGGTCATCGAGGCGGACGGGATGCTCAAGATGTTCCACTGTCCGTACGAGGGCTGCAGCCAGGTGTACGTCGCCATCAGCAGCTTCCAG AATCACGTCAACCTGGTTCACCGGAAAGGGAGGACCAAGGTGTGCCCCCATGCGGGCTGCGGGAAGAAGTTCTACCTGTCCAACCACCTGCATCGCCACATGATCATCCACTCAG GGGTCCGAGATTTCATCTGCGAGACTTGCGGGAAGTCCTTCAAGCGTAAGAATCACCTGGAGGTCCACCGGCGGACCCACACGGGAGAAACGCCACTGCA ATGTGAGATCTGTGGCTACCAGTGTCGCCAGCGGGCGTCGCTGAACTGGCACATGAAGAAGCACACGTCGGAGGCCCACTACAACTTCACCTGCGACTTCTGCGAGAAGCGCTTCGAGAAGCTGGACAGCGTGAAGTTCCACAAGCTCAAGAGCCACCCGGACAAGCAGGCGCCCTGA
- the swsap1 gene encoding ATPase SWSAP1 has protein sequence MTDILTLVFRTFTSQTDGGEEPTVGPASAATCRTLLVGDPCISRSVLLLAAVTAASELGVRVVFFTQTQIQSLPLCLQKRVPSLSPESLKKIKFCYPRTLEELLQQVAGLHEPAGTSPAPPALILVDGLEGFLRGPAGPGGPDLGERSRAAHLSALLCDTAAFLTHLLRPSRSDPCRVVASFRSAVDAAAEDPTLDVLDRYFPARCTLDRAGGYEAAAAGLREVWHVYLSGVREREDRPAAATRERKLLISLDGDMEFRSV, from the exons ATGACAGACATTTTAACACTCGTGTTTCGGACGTTCACGTCACAAACggatggaggggaggagcctaCAGTCGGCCCCGCGTCGGCGGCGACCTGCCGCACGCTGCTGGTCGGCGACCCCTGCATCAGCCGCTCCGTGCTGCTGCTGGCGGCCGTGACGGCGGCGTCCGAGCTGGGGGTGAGGGTGGTGTTCTTCACCCAGACGCAGATCCAGAGCCTCCCGCTCTGCCTGCAGAAGCGCGTCCCGAGCCTCAGCCCCGAGAGTCTGAAG AAAATCAAGTTTTGCTACCCGCGGACGTTGGAGGAGCTCCTGCAGCAGGTGGCCGGCCTTCACGAGCCCGCCGGCACGTCCCCCGCACCGCCGGCGCTCATCCTCGTCGACGGGCTGGAGGGCTTCCTGCGCGGCCCCGCCGGGCCCGGTGGACCGGACCTCGGCGAGCGGTCGCGCGCCGCGCACCTGTCGGCGCTGCTGTGCGACACCGCGGCCTTCCTCACGCACCTCCTGCGGCCCTCGCGCTCGGACCCGTGCCGCGTCGTCGCCTCCTTCCGGTCGGCGGTGGACGCCGCCGCGGAGGATCCCACCCTCGACGTGCTGGACCGCTATTTCCCGGCGCGCTGCACTCTGGACCGAGCCGGCGGCTACGAGGCGGCCGCGGCCGGACTGCGGGAGGTGTGGCACGTTTACCTGTCCGGGGTCCGAGAGCGCGAGGACCGGCCGGCGGCCGCGACGCGCGAGCGGAAGCTGCTGATCTCCCTGGACGGTGACATGGAGTTCAGGTCGGTTTGA